In a genomic window of Melanotaenia boesemani isolate fMelBoe1 chromosome 1, fMelBoe1.pri, whole genome shotgun sequence:
- the gins2 gene encoding DNA replication complex GINS protein PSF2 yields MDPSEVEFLAEKELVKIIPNFSLDKIYLIGGDLGPFNPGLPIDVPVWLALNLKQRQKCRIVPPEWMDIEKLEEMRELERQEDTFTSVPSPYYMELTKLLLNHASDNIPKADEIRTLVKDIWDTRIAKLRLSADSFISQQEAHAKLDNLTLMEINTIRAFLLDSLNCMYKLRSNLQPGSSKGQFMDY; encoded by the exons ATGGATCCTTCAGAAGTCGAGTTCCTTGCCGAGAAAGAGTTAGTGAAGATAATACCAAATTTCAGCCTGGATAAAATCTATTTGATTGGG GGAGACTTGGGTCCCTTCAACCCTGGACTGCCTATTGACGTTCCGGTGTGGCTGGCTCTAAACttaaaacagagacagaaatgtaGAATAGTTCCCCCTGAGTGGATGGATATCG AGAAACTGGAGGAGATGAGAGAGCTTGAGAGACAAGAGGATACCTTTACATCTGTTCCCAGTCCTTATTACATGGAGCTGACCAAGCTGTTACTGAACCA TGCGTCTGACAACATTCCTAAAGCAGATGAGATCCGCACGCTGGTCAAGGACATCTGGGACACTCGGATCGCCAAACTCCGCCTGTCTGCTGACAGTTTCATCAGTCAGCAGGAGGCTCATGCCAAG CTGGACAACCTTACTCTGATGGAGATCAACACCATACGAGCGTTCCTTCTCGATTCTCTCAACTGCATGTACAAACTGCGCTCCAATCTGCAGCCTGGCTCCAGTAAGGGGCAGTTCATGGATTACTGA